In one Melaminivora jejuensis genomic region, the following are encoded:
- a CDS encoding enoyl-CoA hydratase/isomerase family protein: MTDNNHNNNQGASKNASDIVAEVRGRVGCITLNRPRALNALSLQMVRDLMAALLAWQHDEQVLAVAIRGNGRDGAFGAFCAGGDIRFLHAAGTSGNPELEDFFTEEYALNHLIHTFGKPYIAFMDGIVMGGGMGISQGGSLRIVTERTKMAMPETIIGLFPDVGGGYFLSRCPGRVGEWLALTGETIGAADAIDFKLADGFLPSDQQAAVWEQLGTQQFANGQAVQDFVASKFVAAGAGQTSAVAQIDQYFALPDATAIVQALEAADGEWERATAALLRKRSPLMLHVVLEQIRRARDMSLADDLRMERDMVRHCFYLRPGQSETVEGIRALAVDKDHSPKWQPARVEDVAPELVQAFFDSPWPAHAHPLAALS; the protein is encoded by the coding sequence ATGACGGACAACAACCACAACAACAACCAAGGCGCCAGCAAGAACGCCAGCGACATCGTGGCCGAGGTGCGCGGGCGCGTCGGCTGCATCACGCTGAACCGGCCCCGCGCGCTGAACGCCCTGTCGCTGCAGATGGTGCGCGACCTGATGGCCGCGCTGCTGGCCTGGCAGCACGACGAGCAGGTGCTGGCCGTGGCCATTCGCGGCAATGGCCGCGACGGTGCCTTCGGGGCGTTTTGCGCTGGTGGCGACATCCGCTTCCTGCACGCCGCCGGCACCAGTGGCAACCCCGAGCTGGAGGACTTCTTCACCGAGGAATACGCCCTCAACCACCTGATCCACACCTTTGGCAAGCCCTACATCGCCTTCATGGACGGCATCGTCATGGGCGGCGGCATGGGCATCAGCCAGGGCGGCAGCCTGCGCATCGTGACCGAGCGTACCAAGATGGCCATGCCCGAGACCATCATCGGCCTGTTCCCGGACGTGGGCGGCGGCTATTTCCTGTCGCGCTGCCCGGGCCGGGTGGGCGAGTGGCTGGCGCTCACCGGCGAGACCATAGGCGCGGCGGACGCCATCGATTTCAAGCTGGCCGATGGCTTCCTGCCGTCCGATCAGCAGGCCGCCGTCTGGGAGCAGCTCGGCACCCAGCAGTTCGCCAACGGCCAGGCGGTGCAGGATTTTGTCGCTTCCAAATTCGTAGCTGCTGGCGCAGGCCAGACAAGCGCTGTAGCCCAGATCGACCAGTATTTTGCGCTGCCCGATGCCACCGCCATCGTGCAGGCGCTGGAGGCTGCCGACGGTGAGTGGGAGCGTGCCACCGCCGCTCTGCTGCGCAAGCGCTCGCCGCTGATGCTGCATGTGGTGCTGGAGCAGATCCGCCGCGCGCGCGACATGTCGCTGGCCGACGACCTGCGCATGGAGCGCGACATGGTGCGCCACTGCTTCTACCTGCGCCCGGGCCAGAGCGAGACCGTGGAGGGCATCCGCGCCCTGGCGGTGGACAAGGATCACAGCCCGAAGTGGCAGCCCGCGCGCGTCGAGGACGTGGCGCCCGAGCTGGTGCAGGCCTTCTTCGACAGCCCCTGGCCGGCGCACGCGCATCCGCTGGCGGCGCTATCGTAA
- a CDS encoding DMT family transporter, translating to MTAAAATAALPAKAGLTHGRAVWLMAAAALMWSIAGVVTRHLEQARSFEITFWRSFFMLLSLLVILPLLRGRTAFAPLLRAGLPLWVSGVCWSVMFTAFMVGITLMPVANVLVTMAAAPLLTALVARVFIGHRIAPRTWGAIAAAGVGMVWMYGAEVGQLSPVGLGVALCIPIAAAINWTVVQRAQGQGLAVDLVPAVFIGALLSALATLPWALPFAASARDLALLGLLGLVQLAIPCVLVVYCGRVLKAPEIALLGLLEVIFGILLAWVGAGEQPAPAVLMGGALVIAALVFNELLGWKEQQP from the coding sequence ATGACTGCTGCTGCTGCCACCGCTGCACTGCCCGCCAAAGCTGGCCTGACCCATGGCCGCGCTGTCTGGCTGATGGCTGCGGCGGCGCTGATGTGGTCGATCGCCGGCGTGGTCACGCGCCACCTGGAGCAGGCGCGCAGCTTCGAGATCACCTTCTGGCGCAGCTTCTTCATGCTGCTGTCGCTGCTGGTCATATTGCCGCTGCTGCGCGGGCGCACGGCCTTTGCGCCACTCCTGCGCGCCGGCCTGCCGCTATGGGTCTCGGGCGTGTGCTGGAGCGTCATGTTCACCGCCTTCATGGTCGGCATCACCCTGATGCCGGTGGCCAACGTGCTGGTGACCATGGCGGCTGCGCCGCTGCTCACGGCGCTGGTAGCGCGCGTGTTCATCGGCCACCGCATCGCGCCGCGCACCTGGGGGGCGATTGCCGCCGCCGGCGTGGGCATGGTCTGGATGTATGGCGCCGAAGTCGGCCAGCTCTCGCCCGTGGGCCTGGGCGTGGCGCTGTGCATTCCGATCGCCGCCGCCATCAACTGGACGGTGGTGCAGCGCGCCCAGGGCCAGGGCCTGGCGGTCGATCTGGTGCCGGCGGTGTTCATCGGCGCGTTGCTGTCGGCGCTGGCCACGCTGCCCTGGGCGCTGCCCTTTGCCGCCTCGGCGCGCGACCTGGCGCTGCTGGGCCTGCTGGGCCTGGTGCAGCTGGCCATCCCCTGCGTGCTGGTGGTCTATTGCGGCCGCGTGCTCAAGGCACCGGAAATTGCGCTTTTGGGCCTGCTGGAGGTCATCTTCGGCATCCTGCTGGCCTGGGTCGGTGCGGGCGAACAGCCCGCGCCCGCCGTGCTGATGGGCGGTGCGCTGGTCATCGCCGCCCTGGTTTTCAACGAACTGCTTGGATGGAAGGAGCAACAACCATGA
- the rbfA gene encoding 30S ribosome-binding factor RbfA: MAARKSPSAQHRGFKVADQIQRDLTELIRELKDPRIGMVTLQGVEVTPDYAHAKVFFSVLVGDAEASQEALKQAAGFLRNGLFKRLHIHTVPTLHFVYDRTTERAADMNALIARAVASRSKDDEAP; encoded by the coding sequence ATGGCTGCACGCAAGTCTCCCTCGGCCCAGCACCGCGGCTTCAAGGTCGCGGATCAGATCCAGCGCGACCTCACGGAGCTGATCCGCGAGTTGAAAGACCCGCGCATCGGCATGGTGACCCTGCAGGGCGTGGAGGTCACGCCCGACTACGCCCACGCCAAGGTGTTCTTCAGCGTGCTGGTCGGCGATGCCGAGGCCTCGCAGGAGGCGCTCAAACAGGCCGCCGGCTTTCTGCGCAACGGCCTGTTCAAGCGCCTGCACATCCATACTGTGCCGACGCTGCATTTCGTCTATGACCGCACGACCGAGCGCGCAGCCGACATGAACGCGCTGATCGCCCGCGCCGTGGCCTCGCGTTCCAAGGACGACGAAGCACCATGA
- the infB gene encoding translation initiation factor IF-2 produces the protein MSNNTVAEFASELKKSPETLLAQLKSAGVSKKSAADVLTEGDKQALLAHLQAAHGTAGADRKKITLTKKSTSEIKQADASGRARTIQVEVRKKRTFIRRDDPAEAPAAPAPAPSAEDQELARRAEEAGRQAELIQRQERALAEERAERERREQREREAEERAAAYAAQQAEKKAQESAEREEARREAQAEAEARAAAQAEARAKAEAESQARAAEEAARAADLEDRRRKALAEAEAIRAMMAAPRKVLVAKKPEEPKPAAAAAKTAAGGADAKKGTLHKPAGGAAGARTGAAAGAGKEVKSAKLSSSWAGDAAKKKEIKTRGDSSGGVGRNSWRGGPRGRRGERGDERQQAQAPAEFRALEVHVPETITVAELAHKMAIKASELIKVLMKMGQMVTINQPLDQDTAMIVVEEMGHTAKVAALDDPEAFTDEEMSGQQAEALPRAPVVTVMGHVDHGKTSLLDYIRRSKVAVGEAGGITQHIGAYHVETPRGIVTFLDTPGHEAFTAMRARGAQATDIVILVCAADDGVMPQTREAIKHAKAAGVPIVVAITKSDKHEANPEKVKQELVAEEVVPEEYGGDSPFVAVSSKTGLGIDELLEQVLLQAEVLELKAPVEAMAKGLVIEAQLDKGRGPVATVLVQSGTLKVGDIVLAGQTYGRVRAMTDEDGRTTREAGPSIPVEIQGLTEVPQAGDEFMVLSDERRAREIATYRAGKFRNTKLARQQAAKLENMFADMQAGEVQQLPIIIKADAQGSQEALGQSLLKLSTDEVKVQLVYAGVGGISESDVNLALASKAIVIGFNVRADAGARKLAESHGVDLRYYSVIYDAVEELKVAMSGMLAPEQREEVIGSAEIRTVFVASKIGTVAGSYITSGFVHRNARFRLLRDNVVIYTGEVESLRRMKDDVKEVREGFECGIKLKNYNDIREGDQLEFFDIKEIARTL, from the coding sequence ATGTCGAACAACACTGTCGCGGAGTTCGCCTCCGAACTCAAAAAATCGCCTGAAACCCTGCTGGCCCAGCTCAAGTCTGCCGGCGTGAGCAAGAAGTCCGCCGCCGATGTGCTGACTGAGGGTGACAAGCAGGCCTTGCTGGCGCACTTGCAGGCGGCCCATGGAACGGCGGGCGCAGACCGCAAGAAAATCACGCTGACCAAGAAATCCACCAGCGAGATCAAGCAGGCGGATGCCTCGGGCCGTGCCCGCACCATCCAGGTCGAAGTGCGCAAGAAGCGCACTTTCATCCGCCGCGATGACCCGGCCGAGGCGCCTGCCGCCCCGGCGCCGGCGCCTTCCGCCGAGGATCAGGAACTGGCCCGCCGCGCCGAAGAGGCCGGGCGCCAGGCCGAGCTGATCCAGCGTCAGGAGCGTGCCTTGGCCGAGGAGCGCGCCGAGCGCGAGCGCCGTGAACAGCGCGAGCGCGAGGCCGAGGAGCGTGCCGCCGCCTACGCCGCCCAGCAGGCCGAGAAGAAGGCTCAGGAAAGCGCCGAGCGCGAGGAGGCGCGCCGCGAGGCCCAGGCCGAGGCTGAGGCCCGCGCTGCCGCGCAGGCCGAGGCCCGCGCCAAGGCCGAGGCCGAATCGCAGGCGCGCGCCGCCGAAGAGGCTGCCCGCGCCGCTGATCTTGAGGATCGCCGCCGCAAGGCGCTGGCCGAGGCCGAGGCGATCCGCGCCATGATGGCCGCGCCGCGCAAGGTGCTGGTGGCCAAGAAGCCCGAAGAGCCCAAGCCTGCCGCCGCTGCCGCCAAGACGGCGGCAGGCGGCGCCGACGCCAAAAAGGGCACGCTGCACAAGCCTGCCGGTGGAGCCGCAGGCGCACGCACGGGCGCCGCTGCCGGTGCCGGCAAGGAGGTCAAGTCGGCCAAGCTGTCGTCCAGCTGGGCCGGCGACGCCGCCAAGAAGAAGGAGATCAAGACGCGCGGCGACAGCAGCGGCGGCGTCGGGCGCAACAGCTGGCGTGGCGGGCCGCGTGGCCGCCGGGGCGAGCGGGGCGACGAGCGCCAGCAGGCCCAGGCGCCCGCCGAGTTCCGCGCCCTGGAAGTCCACGTGCCCGAGACCATCACCGTGGCAGAACTCGCGCACAAGATGGCCATCAAGGCCTCCGAGCTGATCAAGGTGCTGATGAAGATGGGCCAGATGGTCACCATCAACCAGCCGCTGGATCAGGACACGGCCATGATTGTGGTCGAGGAGATGGGCCACACCGCCAAAGTGGCGGCGCTGGACGACCCGGAAGCCTTCACCGACGAGGAAATGTCCGGCCAGCAGGCCGAAGCGCTGCCGCGCGCTCCAGTGGTCACCGTCATGGGCCACGTCGATCACGGCAAGACCTCGCTGCTGGACTACATCCGCCGCTCCAAGGTGGCGGTGGGCGAGGCGGGCGGCATCACGCAGCACATCGGCGCCTACCACGTCGAGACGCCGCGCGGCATCGTCACCTTCCTGGACACGCCCGGCCACGAGGCCTTCACGGCGATGCGCGCCCGTGGGGCGCAAGCCACCGACATCGTCATCCTGGTGTGCGCTGCCGACGACGGCGTGATGCCGCAGACGCGCGAGGCCATCAAGCACGCCAAGGCGGCTGGGGTGCCCATCGTCGTGGCCATCACCAAGTCGGACAAGCACGAGGCCAACCCGGAAAAGGTCAAGCAGGAGCTGGTGGCCGAGGAGGTTGTGCCCGAGGAGTACGGCGGCGACTCGCCCTTCGTGGCCGTGTCGTCCAAGACCGGCCTGGGCATCGACGAACTGCTGGAGCAGGTGCTCTTGCAGGCCGAGGTGCTGGAGCTCAAGGCTCCGGTGGAAGCCATGGCCAAGGGCCTGGTCATCGAGGCGCAACTGGACAAGGGCCGAGGCCCCGTGGCCACGGTGCTGGTGCAGTCGGGCACGCTCAAGGTTGGCGACATCGTGCTGGCCGGCCAGACCTATGGCCGAGTGCGCGCCATGACCGACGAGGATGGCCGCACCACCAGGGAGGCCGGCCCCTCCATCCCGGTGGAAATCCAGGGCCTCACGGAAGTGCCGCAGGCCGGCGACGAATTCATGGTGCTGTCCGACGAGCGCCGCGCCCGCGAGATCGCGACCTATCGCGCCGGCAAGTTCCGCAACACCAAGCTGGCCCGCCAGCAAGCCGCCAAGCTGGAGAACATGTTCGCCGACATGCAGGCCGGCGAGGTGCAGCAGCTGCCCATCATCATCAAGGCCGATGCGCAGGGTTCGCAGGAGGCGCTGGGCCAGTCGCTGCTCAAGCTCTCGACCGACGAAGTCAAGGTGCAGCTGGTCTATGCCGGCGTGGGCGGCATCAGCGAGTCCGACGTGAACCTGGCGCTGGCCTCCAAGGCCATCGTCATCGGCTTCAACGTGCGCGCCGACGCTGGCGCGAGGAAGCTCGCCGAGTCGCACGGCGTCGATCTGCGCTACTACAGCGTCATCTATGACGCAGTGGAAGAGCTGAAAGTCGCCATGTCCGGGATGCTGGCGCCCGAGCAGCGCGAGGAAGTCATCGGCAGTGCCGAGATCCGCACCGTGTTCGTGGCCTCCAAGATCGGCACCGTGGCCGGCTCCTACATCACCTCGGGCTTCGTGCATCGCAACGCGCGTTTCCGCCTGCTGCGCGACAACGTGGTCATCTATACCGGCGAGGTCGAGTCGCTGCGCCGCATGAAGGACGACGTCAAGGAAGTGCGCGAGGGCTTCGAGTGCGGTATCAAGTTGAAGAACTACAACGATATCCGCGAGGGCGACCAGCTCGAATTCTTCGACATCAAGGAAATCGCGCGCACGCTGTGA
- the nusA gene encoding transcription termination factor NusA, whose amino-acid sequence MNRELLMLVDAISREKNVERDVVLGAVEAALAQATKKLYQGEVDIRVAIDRDSGEYETFRRWLVVPDDAGLQNPDAEELLMDAQERAEGIEVGEYIEEQVESVPIGRIGAMAAKQVILQKIRDAEREMLLNDFMSRGEKIFTGTVKRMDKGDIIVESGRVEGRLRRGEMIPKENLRNGDRVRAMIMDVDLTLRGAPIILSRSAPEFMMELFRNEVPEIEQGLLEIKSCARDAGSRAKIAVLSHDKRVDPIGTCVGVRGTRVNAVTNELAGERVDIVLWSDDPAQFVIGALAPANVQSIVVDEEKHAMDVVVDEENLAIAIGRGGQNVRLASDLTGWKINIMDAAESAQKQAEESSTLRQLFMEKLDVDEEIADILIAEGFESLEEVAYVPLSEMLEIESFDEDTVNELRARAKGALLTMEIAREETVGRVSQDLRELEGLTPELIEKLAAGGVNTRDDLADLAIDELTELTGQTEDEAKALILKAREHWFAAGQE is encoded by the coding sequence ATGAACCGCGAATTGTTGATGTTGGTGGATGCCATTTCGCGCGAGAAGAACGTCGAGCGCGATGTGGTGCTGGGCGCTGTCGAGGCCGCGCTGGCGCAGGCCACCAAGAAGCTCTACCAGGGCGAGGTGGATATCCGGGTGGCCATCGACCGCGACAGCGGCGAGTACGAAACCTTCCGCCGCTGGCTGGTGGTGCCCGATGACGCCGGGTTGCAGAATCCCGACGCCGAAGAGCTGCTGATGGACGCGCAGGAGCGTGCCGAAGGCATCGAGGTGGGCGAATACATCGAGGAGCAGGTCGAGTCCGTGCCCATCGGGCGCATCGGTGCCATGGCGGCCAAGCAGGTCATCTTGCAGAAGATCCGCGACGCCGAGCGCGAGATGCTGCTGAACGATTTCATGAGCCGGGGCGAAAAAATCTTCACCGGCACTGTCAAGCGCATGGACAAGGGCGACATCATCGTCGAGAGTGGCCGCGTCGAAGGCCGCCTGCGCCGCGGCGAGATGATCCCCAAGGAAAACCTGCGCAACGGCGACCGCGTGCGCGCCATGATCATGGACGTGGACTTGACGCTGCGCGGCGCGCCCATCATCTTGTCGCGCTCGGCGCCTGAATTCATGATGGAGCTGTTTCGCAACGAGGTGCCTGAGATCGAGCAGGGCCTGCTGGAGATCAAGAGCTGCGCGCGCGACGCGGGCAGCCGCGCCAAGATTGCCGTGCTCAGCCACGACAAGCGCGTCGATCCCATCGGCACCTGCGTCGGCGTGCGCGGCACGCGCGTGAATGCCGTGACCAACGAGCTGGCCGGCGAGCGCGTGGACATCGTGCTGTGGTCGGATGATCCGGCCCAGTTCGTAATCGGCGCGCTGGCGCCGGCCAACGTGCAGTCCATCGTGGTCGATGAGGAAAAGCACGCCATGGACGTGGTGGTCGATGAGGAAAATCTGGCGATTGCCATTGGCCGAGGCGGGCAGAACGTGCGCCTGGCGTCCGACCTCACGGGCTGGAAGATCAACATCATGGATGCAGCGGAGAGCGCGCAGAAGCAGGCCGAGGAGTCCAGCACGCTGCGCCAGCTGTTCATGGAAAAGCTGGATGTGGACGAGGAAATCGCCGACATCCTGATTGCCGAAGGCTTCGAGAGCCTGGAAGAGGTGGCCTATGTGCCGCTGTCGGAAATGCTGGAGATCGAGAGCTTCGACGAGGACACCGTGAACGAGCTGCGCGCCCGTGCCAAGGGCGCGCTGCTGACCATGGAAATCGCTCGCGAGGAAACCGTGGGCCGAGTGTCCCAGGACTTGCGCGAGCTGGAAGGCCTGACGCCCGAGCTGATCGAGAAGCTGGCCGCCGGCGGAGTCAACACACGGGACGACCTGGCAGACCTGGCCATCGACGAGCTGACCGAGCTGACCGGTCAGACCGAGGACGAGGCCAAGGCGCTGATATTGAAGGCGCGCGAGCACTGGTTTGCTGCGGGGCAGGAATAA
- a CDS encoding thioredoxin family protein, with protein MDDQAGSALHSLDGQAWWVVCFCAQWCGVCREFRATFDALAHERPQLRMAWVDVEDEEEIVGDLDVETFPTILVAGGGRARFFGPVLPQAGVLGRLIDSLQADAGGSRHDAQAQALLERVLESR; from the coding sequence ATGGATGATCAGGCTGGATCGGCACTGCACAGCCTCGACGGGCAGGCCTGGTGGGTCGTGTGCTTCTGCGCCCAGTGGTGCGGCGTCTGCCGCGAATTCCGCGCCACGTTCGATGCCCTGGCGCACGAGCGCCCGCAGTTGCGCATGGCGTGGGTGGATGTGGAGGACGAGGAGGAGATCGTCGGCGATCTGGATGTGGAGACCTTCCCCACCATCCTGGTGGCCGGAGGCGGGCGGGCGCGGTTTTTCGGCCCCGTCCTGCCCCAGGCCGGCGTGCTGGGCCGGCTGATCGACAGCCTGCAGGCCGATGCCGGCGGCAGCCGCCACGATGCACAAGCGCAGGCCCTGCTGGAGCGGGTGCTGGAAAGCCGCTGA
- a CDS encoding RNA-guided endonuclease InsQ/TnpB family protein: MQRLQAFKYELRPDGQQARQMVRFAGSCRFVFNKALALQKERYERGEKKLGYATLCKLLTEWRNGADTTWLSDAPVHPLQQTLKDLERAYSNFFAKRAAFPRFKKKGQRDSFRYPDAKQIKLDQASSRIFLPKLSRLRYRQSREVLGAVKNITVSQSCGKWFVSIQTEREVEQPIPQASSAIGIDVGVARFATFSDGSYLEPLACFKKHEARLRRYQRAMSRKQKFSSNWKKAKARVQRIHCRIGNARRDYLHKATTAISQNHAMVVIEDLQVRSMSKSAKGSAEQPGNNVRAKSGLNKSILDQGWYEFRRQLEYKLAWTGGMLIAVPPHNTSRTCPECGCVSADNRRAQAVFRCIECGCEGNADHIGAINILARGHRVAACGEDVSRARPARAKRAASVKQEPAEAIGSGVAPAMSAVGIPRL, encoded by the coding sequence ATGCAACGCCTGCAAGCCTTCAAATATGAACTGCGCCCAGACGGCCAGCAAGCACGCCAGATGGTGCGTTTTGCTGGCTCGTGCCGCTTCGTGTTCAACAAGGCGCTGGCGTTGCAAAAAGAGCGCTATGAGCGGGGCGAGAAGAAGCTCGGCTATGCAACTCTGTGCAAGCTGCTCACCGAGTGGCGCAACGGTGCGGATACGACATGGCTTTCTGATGCGCCTGTTCACCCGCTGCAGCAGACGCTCAAGGACTTGGAGCGGGCATACAGCAACTTCTTCGCCAAGCGGGCGGCATTCCCGCGCTTCAAGAAAAAAGGTCAGCGGGACAGCTTTCGCTACCCCGACGCCAAGCAGATCAAGCTCGACCAAGCGAGCAGCCGCATCTTCCTGCCCAAGCTGAGCCGGCTGCGCTATCGGCAAAGCCGCGAGGTGCTAGGCGCGGTGAAAAACATCACCGTGAGCCAGTCCTGCGGCAAATGGTTCGTCAGCATCCAGACCGAGCGGGAAGTCGAACAACCCATCCCACAAGCCAGCAGCGCTATCGGCATAGACGTAGGGGTGGCCCGCTTCGCCACCTTCAGCGACGGCTCCTATCTGGAGCCGCTGGCCTGTTTCAAGAAACACGAAGCCCGCTTGCGTAGATACCAGCGGGCCATGAGCCGCAAGCAAAAATTCAGCAGCAACTGGAAAAAGGCCAAGGCCCGCGTCCAGCGCATCCATTGCCGCATCGGCAACGCCCGGCGCGACTACCTGCACAAGGCCACGACAGCCATCAGCCAAAACCACGCGATGGTCGTCATTGAGGACTTGCAGGTGAGGAGCATGTCCAAGTCAGCCAAGGGCAGCGCCGAGCAGCCGGGCAACAACGTGCGTGCCAAAAGCGGCCTGAACAAAAGCATCCTCGACCAGGGCTGGTACGAGTTCCGTCGCCAGTTGGAATACAAGCTGGCCTGGACTGGGGGAATGCTGATTGCCGTGCCGCCGCACAACACCAGCAGAACCTGCCCCGAGTGCGGCTGCGTGAGCGCGGACAACCGCAGGGCGCAGGCCGTGTTCAGGTGCATCGAATGCGGGTGCGAAGGCAACGCCGATCACATCGGCGCGATCAACATACTGGCGCGGGGACACCGCGTAGCAGCCTGTGGAGAGGACGTCAGCCGTGCAAGGCCCGCAAGGGCCAAGCGTGCAGCCTCGGTGAAGCAGGAACCCGCCGAGGCGATTGGTTCAGGCGTTGCGCCTGCAATGAGCGCGGTAGGAATCCCACGCCTTTAG
- a CDS encoding cytochrome c translates to MKALHRRRLQVLAVLALLLAGLALAVVVLNRLDESPLPAHQVSVPATPEVLARGRYLARVGNCAVCHTARGGPAYGGGRAIETPFGLVQAPNLSPHVQHGLGGWTAAQFWRALHNGRSRDGRLLYPAFPYPSYTHVTREDSDAIFAYLQSLEPVDSAREPHALRFPFSTQAALAVWRALFFRPGRSDTLVQQAGTPEQTAQRNRGAYLVQGLGHCAACHTPRNAWGASIAKASLGGGLIPVRNWYAPALDVEAEAGLAGWPEEEAVALLGTGISPRAGVSGPMAEVVFHSLQHWSDADLRAAVAYLQALPQRQAPAAAGPAPEAAALLRGQQVYERHCLDCHGQQGEGQPGAFPPLAGNRAVLLRDPTNLVHVVLRGGYAPATAGNPRPFGMPPFMQTLSDGEVADVLSFIRNAWGNQAAKVDTIAVHRARERGGF, encoded by the coding sequence ATGAAGGCGCTGCATCGGCGGCGGCTGCAGGTGCTGGCCGTCCTGGCCCTGCTGCTGGCAGGTCTGGCGCTGGCTGTGGTGGTACTCAACCGGCTCGACGAGAGTCCGCTGCCTGCGCACCAGGTGAGCGTGCCGGCCACGCCTGAAGTGCTGGCGCGTGGCCGCTATCTGGCGCGCGTGGGCAACTGCGCCGTCTGCCATACCGCACGCGGTGGCCCGGCCTACGGTGGCGGTCGCGCCATTGAGACGCCTTTTGGCCTGGTGCAGGCGCCCAACTTGTCCCCGCATGTGCAGCACGGCCTGGGCGGCTGGACAGCAGCCCAATTCTGGCGCGCCCTGCACAACGGCCGCTCGCGCGATGGGCGGCTGCTCTACCCGGCGTTTCCCTATCCCAGCTACACGCATGTCACCCGCGAGGACTCGGATGCCATCTTCGCCTATCTGCAGAGTCTGGAGCCGGTGGACAGCGCTCGCGAGCCCCATGCCCTACGCTTTCCATTCAGCACCCAGGCCGCTCTGGCGGTGTGGCGGGCCTTGTTCTTTCGCCCTGGCCGCTCCGACACGCTGGTGCAACAGGCTGGCACCCCGGAGCAGACGGCCCAGCGCAATCGCGGCGCCTACCTGGTGCAGGGACTGGGCCACTGCGCTGCCTGCCACACTCCGCGCAACGCCTGGGGGGCTTCGATAGCCAAGGCCAGCCTGGGAGGCGGTCTGATTCCGGTGCGCAACTGGTATGCGCCTGCGCTGGACGTGGAAGCCGAAGCCGGCCTTGCCGGCTGGCCTGAGGAGGAAGCAGTGGCATTGCTCGGTACTGGCATATCGCCACGCGCCGGTGTCTCCGGCCCCATGGCTGAGGTGGTCTTCCACAGCCTGCAGCACTGGAGCGATGCCGACCTGCGCGCGGCAGTGGCCTATCTGCAGGCTTTGCCGCAACGCCAGGCGCCAGCCGCTGCCGGGCCGGCGCCCGAGGCTGCTGCGCTGCTGCGCGGGCAGCAGGTCTACGAGCGCCACTGCCTGGATTGCCACGGCCAGCAGGGCGAGGGGCAGCCCGGCGCCTTCCCCCCTCTCGCGGGCAACCGGGCCGTGCTGCTGCGCGATCCGACCAACCTGGTGCATGTGGTGCTGCGTGGTGGCTATGCCCCGGCCACGGCTGGCAACCCCCGGCCCTTTGGTATGCCGCCCTTCATGCAGACGCTGAGCGATGGCGAAGTTGCCGATGTGCTGTCCTTCATCCGCAATGCCTGGGGCAACCAGGCGGCCAAAGTCGATACCATCGCCGTCCACCGCGCACGCGAGCGCGGTGGCTTCTGA
- a CDS encoding c-type cytochrome, which translates to MGERVLACTACHGEQGRATPGGYFPRIAGKPTGYLYNQLLNFRDGRRSYPQMSWLLEHLTDDYLQDIARHFAGLQLPYAPAPAAPVPQALLERGQQLVRRGDAQRDIPACTSCHGETLAGVQPWLPGLLGLSRDYIASQLGAWQTGQRRAHEPDCMASIARRLSAQDVGAIAAWLAVQPPPARIEPAEHLPEQLPLRCGGLQAGSGLGTAVRARVGGPP; encoded by the coding sequence ATGGGCGAGCGGGTGCTGGCCTGCACGGCCTGCCACGGCGAGCAGGGCCGGGCAACGCCGGGTGGCTACTTTCCGCGCATTGCCGGCAAGCCGACCGGCTATCTGTACAACCAGTTGCTCAATTTCCGCGATGGCCGGCGCAGCTACCCGCAGATGTCCTGGCTGCTGGAGCACCTGACGGACGACTATTTGCAGGACATCGCCCGGCATTTCGCCGGCCTGCAATTGCCCTATGCACCAGCGCCGGCAGCACCGGTGCCACAAGCCCTGCTCGAACGGGGCCAGCAGCTGGTGCGTCGGGGCGACGCCCAGCGTGACATTCCGGCCTGCACCAGCTGTCACGGCGAGACGCTGGCGGGCGTCCAGCCCTGGCTGCCTGGCCTGCTTGGCCTATCGCGCGACTACATCGCCAGCCAGTTGGGGGCCTGGCAGACTGGTCAGCGGCGAGCTCATGAGCCCGATTGCATGGCCAGCATTGCCCGGCGGCTCAGTGCCCAGGATGTGGGCGCCATCGCGGCATGGCTGGCGGTGCAGCCGCCACCCGCGCGGATCGAGCCCGCCGAACATCTGCCGGAGCAACTGCCGCTGCGCTGCGGCGGCCTGCAGGCCGGCTCCGGCCTCGGGACTGCTGTCAGGGCCAGAGTTGGAGGGCCGCCATGA